GCAATTGTGTCTCTTGCTTATGCAGAGAGTGATGTCACATAACATTATTACCGGACGTGACATGCTGAATTCTGTGCAAATCCGATTCTAACAGTCTTTCAATAGCTCCTTCATTTTGGTTTCAAGCCGTTTATGTAACTTTGAACCCAGGTCTCCTCAGGATTGGCGCAGACTTCACGGCCTTTTCTGGTAACAAATCTGTGAAATAACAACACGAATAGATGCCGTGAGCCTTCTCCCACAAATTCCCCTTCTGAACTTGAGCAAATTGCTTCACTCTTTGTTACCTCAAGTACAACTTTGGAAGCTTTTGTGAGAAGAGACATAGCAAATATATCTGAATATTTGACTCACCATGAGCGTCAATCCAGACATGTGACCACTCAATATTTAATACCACTTTAGCCGCTTAAATCTTGCTGTTCAAGCTGGCTGCCAATATtcttcagcacttaactgggcagtatgCTAAATATCGGCTCTGACCGGCCATTTTGGATGTAGGCCGTAGAGGGGCATTCTGGAGGCAGAATTGGAGAGCAGCCggcagctatgtgggtgctggcaatattcagtgctggtgctagCCTAGCTAAACAACCAAACAGGACGACATTAATAGCAGCCCTAACTCTGGTCAtctagctatgcgggtgctggcagtgaatatcagccagcaccaGCATAACTTTTGGATCCTGGTATGAAGCGTGCCAATTCCCCCTCCCAATTCCAAGATCTCCTGAATCCCacctccagtcctccctcccttcctcctcccaaacattaagacccccccccccctcccccaggatcaTGGCAAGCCTACCTGCCCAattcctagtggtctagtgggaaACAGGCAGGAGGGATGCCCATTCACTTTTGACCGACGTGGCTtgcctctcaaaatggctgccacaacctttaGCAATGCTCTCAAAGTACTTCCAAagattattaaatatatatatatataaatactctGACTACTGCAAGTAGTGAGTTGTTAAGGCCCTTAGTTTAGAAGCATCCCCACATGTAAAAATAGCAGCCTTTAGATGTGTAAATCAGTATGTACAtataacagccattttacaaagagggCTATTTACACATGGTGAGTCTCACCTAGAAGAATGGtatgggcagggagagggaatggtTTGGACAAGCCTTACACATCTACATAGATTCCCCATCTCACACAGGCAATCCATGTAGATCCAAAAAGACTAGACGTTGACCTTTACATGGCCTCAGGAATGCATAAGTGCCTGCTGTAAGAAGCAGATATGAAACTAAGTCTGGCCCTCCTATGGCACTGATTGCCCCCTAGCTCTTGCTAGCATTCTGACTTCCCCCCTGAATGCACCTGATCCTCCAGGCTCATTCTTaaacccacccccatccccacccatgaAAAGAAGATGACCCCAGCAACAAAGAACCATCCCTCTTACATCACCCGCCCCCCAATCCCCATCCCTGATCTTATTTAGGGTCCTGGTGCCTAATGGGAGCTGGAGTGATCCCCACCTCCTCCTGCTCTAAAGGTCCTGCCACAACCTGTAGCAATAATCTTGTGCATGGCCCcagcagtagtaccacaagattATCTTTAGGGATGAAACTTAAATGCAATCTATCCTCCATGAAATTGACCTAATTGGGAACTCTTCACCAGAAATTGCCAGTCCTGGAAACCATTAATAATCAAGCAGCTACATAACTGCCGACTGCTCCCCAACTCTTCCTCCAGAATGCCCCTCTCCGGCCTACTTCCAAAATGGCCGGTCAGAGCCGATATTTAGcatactgcccagttaagtgctgcagaATATTGGCAGCCGGCCTGCACAGCAAGATTTAAGTGGCTTAAAGTATAAACtagccccctgatattcagcccgcagTTGTAAGCAGCATATGAGTCTCTTATTGACCCCACATATTAAATGTTGAAGCATGCTcagctcctggcattgaatattgatgTAAACCGGGCATcaggcaatattcagactggtgctcgGTTAACTTTAGCCTttgtgctgtcctaactttatacagTTACTTAGCCGGTTAGCAGAGTGAAAATGGCTTCTATCGGCTAGGTAGGCATTCTGCCCATACTCTGCCCCTAGCCTGCCCCTAATCTAACCAATTAGGAGATGGCCAATTAGTGGTGATATTCTGTgatactaaccagttaagtactgcaGAACATTGTATGCTGGGTCTGTcagtggtagggttaccatatcccggacatgtcctctttttgaggacatgtcctggcaactgggcgggttttgccaatctgcccgtttgtccagaaatccggacaaatgggcagattgctagcctccccttcccttactagtgccctggtggtctagtgacctcttccgccttcagggcaggaaagagccccctctttccttcccggagcgctgccctgcatgcatccttcctgttgctgatctcggcgacgattcaaaatggccgccgagagttgaagtgacctcgcgagacttcaactttcggcggccattttgaatcgggctctttcctgccccaaagaggtcactagaccaccagggcagtagtaaggtaaggggagggggtgacggggtgtgtgacaggggggaggagaaaatgtgacaggggcggagcgagggtgtgaaagggggtggggcatgtgccctccttttggggggacaaaatatggtaactctagtcagtggggtttaaccgggcaggagcctcttctgtctGGTCAAACCCTCTTGAATATCGGGCAGTAGAAACACAAAAAGATGCTCTTCCATGTGCACAACCTCACCCCCAACCATTCAAGTGCTATCCAGACTTCTAACGTATTACTTATTGACTTTCAGATTTTAACCTTACCTACTGTACTAAAATGTACCAAATTTACTGAAAGTTATTTTTCTTGGCTAGCTTGACTAAACTATAAGTTCCGTGGGGTAGTGAGTGTTGCTTATGTATATGTGAACAGTCACGTATACATCCGCTAGTGTTCTAGAAGTAAACATTTGTGAACTTACATGATGGCTGCCTGGGAGCACAAGCTGTTTGTGGAGAAATAAGCCTTAACGTGGCTTTGTGGGATCCGTCGTGAGGTATAACTGAAGCAGCAGGATGCGGGGATGTCGGCTCCCACTGGAAGAGATTAAAAAGATAGACACTGAAGGGTTAATTCTAAGGGAAGTTGGGTAGCTGTTGGTATTCAAGTCACACACACCTCATATGTTGATGTAAACCTGCATAAATGACCATAATCCGGCTACACGCCAGTCTCTGAGTGCTGTATTTTGCAGGTGACCTTAAACTTGGGCAGAGTTGGGGCAAAGCATGAGCAGGGCACATAATCACACATGTATATTTAGTCTAGCTCTTGGCTGGTGTAAAGTGCTCACGCCTAAACTTCATTCATAGTTACATtagcattttataaaggaaaCTAGACACCTAcatctacttttctttagagAATAGGCTGCAGATACAGATCTAAACATTGGAGCCCCTTTATTGAATCAACCTCTGAATGGCTCATTGGTTTTATGAAGCACAGCTGAGGGAAGGTGGATTCCTTCTATCTTcaaggtaatcaacagaaataaaccaaaacatagaaaagaaaataagatgacaccttttttattggactaacttaatatatttttttttattagcttttgaaggtaacccttcttcatcagatcggaaataagcaaatgttgat
This sequence is a window from Microcaecilia unicolor chromosome 13, aMicUni1.1, whole genome shotgun sequence. Protein-coding genes within it:
- the LOC115456577 gene encoding C-C motif chemokine 4-like is translated as MKLCQIACCVLLLTSFSQVLSAPVGADIPASCCFSYTSRRIPQSHVKAYFSTNSLCSQAAIIFVTRKGREVCANPEETWVQSYINGLKPK